A single genomic interval of Helianthus annuus cultivar XRQ/B chromosome 13, HanXRQr2.0-SUNRISE, whole genome shotgun sequence harbors:
- the LOC110898560 gene encoding flotillin-like protein 4: protein MYRVARASEYLVITGSGIDDIKIAKKSWVFPGQSYSIFDISPVNYTFEVMAMSAEKLPFILPAVFTIGPRADDQESLHKYARLISSHDKQSNHMNELVKGVIEGETRVLAASMTMEQIFKGTKEFKQEVFDKVQLEMNQFGLWIYNANVKQLVDVAGHEYFSYLGQKTQMEAANQAKIDVSEAKMKGEIGAKLREGQTLQNAAKIDAETKIISTQRQGEGKKEEVKVRTEVKVFENEREAEVAEANAELAIKKAKCAKDAQVAEVEATKAVALREAELQKEVEIMNALTQTEKLKAEFLSKASVEYETKVQEANWELYRKQKAAEAILYEKEKEAEAQKAMAEATFFARQQVADGELYAKQKEAEGLVALAQAQGTYIRTLLGALGGNYGALRDYLMINGGMYQEIAKINAEAVKGLKPKISIWTGASGVGEEGDGHSGAMKEVAGVYKMLPPLFNTVHEQTGMLPPTWMGKIKDPDC, encoded by the exons ATGTATAGGGTGGCAAGGGCATCCGAGTATTTAGTCATCACTGGATCCGGGATCGACGACATCAAAATCGCAAAGAAATCATGGGTATTTCCAGGCCAATCCTACTCCATCTTCGACATCTCTCCGGTGAACTACACGTTCGAAGTAATGGCCATGAGTGCCGAGAAACTCCCCTTCATCCTCCCTGCTGTTTTCACTATCGGTCCACGAGCTGATGACCAAGAGAGTCTCCACAAATATGCCAGGCTCATCTCCTCTCATGATAAGCAGTCGAACCACATGAATGAGCTCGTCAAGGGGGTCATCGAGGGCGAGACACGTGTCCTCGCTGCCTCCATGACCATGGAACAGATCTTCAAAGGAACCAAGGAGTTTAAGCAGGAGGTTTTCGATAAGGTTCAGCTGGAAATGAATCAGTTCGGATTATGGATCTACAATGCGAACGTCAAACAACTTGTGGACGTTGCTGGACACGAGTATTTCTCATATTTAGGACAAAAGACACAGATGGAAGCAGCAAATCAGGCGAAAATCGATGTCTCTGAGGCCAAGATGAAG GGTGAAATAGGAGCAAAGCTTCGAGAAGGACAAACACTGCAGAACGCGGCTAAGATTGATGCGGAAACAAAGATCATATCGACGCAGAGACAAGGAGAGGGGAAGAAGGAAGAGGTAAAGGTGAGGACGGAGGTGAAGGTGTTCGAGAATGAGAGGGAGGCCGAAGTGGCAGAAGCAAATGCCGAGCTGGCCATAAAGAAGGCAAAGTGTGCCAAGGATGCACAGGTGGCCGAGGTGGAGGCAACCAAGGCGGTGGCGCTTAGGGAGGCCGAGCTGCAGAAGGAGGTTGAAATCATGAACGCGTTGACTCAGACCGAGAAACTTAAGGCCGAGTTCTTGAGTAAAGCTAGTGTTGAGTATGAAACCAAg gtACAAGAGGCGAATTGGGAACTTTACAGGAAACAAAAGGCGGCAGAAGCAATTCTGTACGAGAAAGAAAAAGAAGCGGAGGCTCAAAAGGCTATGGCCGAGGCGACGTTCTTTGCTCGTCAACAAGTTGCCGATGGTGAACTATACGCAAAACAAAAAGAGGCTGAAGGTCTTGTCGCCCTTGCACAGGCCCAAGGTACCTACATAAGGACCCTTTTGGGTGCATTGGGAGGTAACTATGGAGCTTTGAGAGATTATCTAATGATCAATGGTGGAATGTATCAAGAAATTGCCAAGATTAACGCGGAGGCGGTTAAGGGACTAAAACCAAAGATTAGTATTTGGACCGGTGCAAGTGGTGTTGGGGAGGAGGGTGATGGTCATAGTGGTGCTATGAAGGAAGTCGCCGGGGTGTACAAGATGTTACCGCCGTTGTTTAACACGGTTCATGAACAAACTGGAATGTTGCCGCCAACTTGGATGGGCAAGATCAAGGATCCTGATTGTTAA